The Mycolicibacterium mucogenicum DSM 44124 genomic sequence CAAGCTGGTCGACTACGCCGAGGACATCGACCCGGCCTGGCTCGACGGTGTCACGACCGTCGGCGTCACGTCAGGTGCGTCGGTGCCGGAAATCCTGGTGCGCGGCGTGCTCGAGCGCCTCGCGGAATTCGGCTACGACACCGTCCAGCCGGTCACCACCGCCAACGAGACGCTGGTCTTCGCGCTGCCGCGCGAGATTCGTCCGGCCCGGCACTGATTTCCTAGCGCAGGCGCGGTCGGCGTCAGTCCCAGTTGTTGTGGGACTGACGCGGCCGGCGCTCTGCGTGCTGTTCTGCCGCATCGTCGTCCGCACCGCGGTACCGCACCCGTGACACGGGGTGGTGAGCGCCGCTGGGCGGCGCGTTGCGCGACGGACGGGCCGGGGACTGGTAGCGGTCGCCGGGCTCGTACGGTTCGCCGGCGTAGCGGCGACGGCGCGGCTCGGCCCCGGACGGGCGCTGCGTCGGCCGCTCGTAGCGGTCGCGCTCCCGCGGCTCCCGGTAGTCATAGCGCTCCTGCGCGGCGCGGCGCGGCTCGCCGGCCGGACGCGGACGGCGCCGCGGCTCGTCGGGTACGGCGTACGAGTCGGTGGCGGCCGGGCGGGGACGAGCCGGCCGCGGCCGACGCATCTGTCCGGGCACCGGTTCGATCAGCTCGGTGTCACTGACCTGCGCCCGGGCACGGGATGGCCGCGGTGCGCGCTGCGGATCGGCGGTGCCGCGGCGCGGCGACTCCGCGGCGGACCGGCGCGACGGGTTCGCGCGGGTGCGGGAGCTGCGGGGCGTCTGGCCGGTGGTCAGCTTGGTGAGCTTGGCCGATAGCGTCGCGGCGAGACCGGCGGGAGCGACCTGATCGTCGTCCGCCTGACGGCGGCTGCGGCGCGGCTTGGGCTCGGCGACCGCCTCCTCCGCGTCGTCCTCGTCGAACGTCTGGAACTGCGGCAGGACGAACCAGCGGACCAGGCCGAGGACGAGAACCGTCGCCGCGGTGAAGAACATCGTCGGGAAACGCTCGATCAGCGGATACCCGCAATTGATCAGCAGGTCCTTGATGCCGGCGATCTTGTCGCTGTGGAACATGAAGTACGCGCCCGGCACGGCAACGAAGAGGATCAGCGGCGGCTGGATGACCGCGGTGAAAATCCCGGACCGCCGCACGCCGAGCACAGCGAGTACACAGCCGGCCACGTAGCAGAAAGTGAAGAATGCGCTGAGTTCTTTGTCACCGGTGCCGGCGTCGTAGGCGAAGCCGACCGCGGTGGCTGTGACCGCCAGCACAATGGCTCCCCACCAGGGGATTCCCGGGATGCTGGGCAGCGCCGAGCGGCGATCGAGGGCGGCTTCGGGCCCATGATGCTCTGCTGACACTCCTAGACCGTACCGGCAATCTGGGCCGCTGTGCCTGCAGGCGGGCGTTGGGACGGTGTGGCGTCTCTTAAACTAATGAACTCGTGGGTCTGAACCTGGGAATCGTCGGTCTGCCGAACGTCGGGAAGTCGACGTTGTTCAACGCGTTGACACGTAATGACGTGCTCGCGGCTAATTATCCGTTCGCAACGATCGAACCCAACGAGGGTGTCGTACCGCTGCCCGACCCGCGGCTCGACAAGCTCGCCGAGATCTTCGGCTCCGAGAAGACCGTCCCGGCGCCCGTGACGTTCGTCGACATCGCCGGCATCGTCAAAGGTGCGTCCGAGGGCGCGGGCCTGGGCAACAAGTTCCTGGCCAACATTCGCGAGGCCGACGCCATCTGTCAGGTGGTGCGCGCCTTCGCCGACGACGACGTCGTGCACGTCGACGGCCGCGTCGACCCCAAGTCCGACATCGAGGTCATCGAGACCGAGCTGATCCTCGCCGACATGCAGACGCTCGAGAAGGCGCTGCCGCGGCTGGAGAAGGAAGCCCGCACCAACAAGGACCGCAAGCCGGTTCTCGATGCGGTGGTCGCCGCCCAGGCGATCTTCAACGAGGGCAAGACGCTGTTCTCCACCGGACAGGACTGGTCGATCCTGCGCGAGTTGAACCTGATGACCGTCAAGCCGTTCCTGTACGTCTTCAACGCCGACGAGTCGGTGCTGACCGACGAGGCCCGCAAGGCCGAGCTGACCGCGATGGTCGCGCCGGCCGAGGCCGTGTTCCTGGACGCCAAGATCGAGGCCGAGCTGCTGGAGCTCGACGACGAGTCCGCCGCCGAGCTGCTCGAGTCCATCGGCCAGACCGAGCGTGGCCTGGATGCGTTGGCGCGCGCCGGTTTTCGGACGCTGAAGTTGCAGACCTACCTGACCGCGGGGCCCAAGGAGTCGCGGGCGTGGACCATCCACCAGGGCGACACCGCGCCCAAGGCGGCGGGCGTCATCCACACCGACTTCGAGAAGGGCTTCATCAAGGCCGAGATCGTCGCTTTCGACGACCTGGTCGAAGCCGGCTCCATGGCTGCCGCCAAAGCCGCCGGCAAGGTCCGGATGGAAGGCAAGGACTACGTCATGGTTGACGGGGATGTCGTGGAGTTCCGCTTCAACGTCTAGCCCCGGCAGCGCGCCGAAAGTGGAGAAGATTGCGAGATTTTCGCGAAATCTCGCAATCTTCCGCACATTCGATGACATAGATTCACAGCTGTGAGTGGGGATTGGCGCACCGACCTGGTCGACGAGCTGCGGTCTTTGATCAAGCAAGCGGAACCGGATGTCGTCGAGGAGTTCAAGTGGTGCAAGCCCTCGAATCCTGATGGCGTGCCGACGTTTTCACTGGACGGACTGATCTGCACGGTGGAGACGTATAAGGACAAGGTCAAACTGACCTTCGCCAAGGGCGCGGCCCTGAAGGACCCGGCGAAGTTGTTCAACGCCAGTCTTGATGCGGGAACCCGGCGCGCCATCGATCTGCACGAAGGCGACGAACTGGATGCCGACGCGTTCAAAGCACTGATTCGCGAGGCAGTGGAGGCCAA encodes the following:
- a CDS encoding DUF6542 domain-containing protein, translating into MSAEHHGPEAALDRRSALPSIPGIPWWGAIVLAVTATAVGFAYDAGTGDKELSAFFTFCYVAGCVLAVLGVRRSGIFTAVIQPPLILFVAVPGAYFMFHSDKIAGIKDLLINCGYPLIERFPTMFFTAATVLVLGLVRWFVLPQFQTFDEDDAEEAVAEPKPRRSRRQADDDQVAPAGLAATLSAKLTKLTTGQTPRSSRTRANPSRRSAAESPRRGTADPQRAPRPSRARAQVSDTELIEPVPGQMRRPRPARPRPAATDSYAVPDEPRRRPRPAGEPRRAAQERYDYREPRERDRYERPTQRPSGAEPRRRRYAGEPYEPGDRYQSPARPSRNAPPSGAHHPVSRVRYRGADDDAAEQHAERRPRQSHNNWD
- the ychF gene encoding redox-regulated ATPase YchF: MGLNLGIVGLPNVGKSTLFNALTRNDVLAANYPFATIEPNEGVVPLPDPRLDKLAEIFGSEKTVPAPVTFVDIAGIVKGASEGAGLGNKFLANIREADAICQVVRAFADDDVVHVDGRVDPKSDIEVIETELILADMQTLEKALPRLEKEARTNKDRKPVLDAVVAAQAIFNEGKTLFSTGQDWSILRELNLMTVKPFLYVFNADESVLTDEARKAELTAMVAPAEAVFLDAKIEAELLELDDESAAELLESIGQTERGLDALARAGFRTLKLQTYLTAGPKESRAWTIHQGDTAPKAAGVIHTDFEKGFIKAEIVAFDDLVEAGSMAAAKAAGKVRMEGKDYVMVDGDVVEFRFNV
- a CDS encoding DUF1801 domain-containing protein yields the protein MSGDWRTDLVDELRSLIKQAEPDVVEEFKWCKPSNPDGVPTFSLDGLICTVETYKDKVKLTFAKGAALKDPAKLFNASLDAGTRRAIDLHEGDELDADAFKALIREAVEANRS